Proteins encoded within one genomic window of Macaca fascicularis isolate 582-1 chromosome 16, T2T-MFA8v1.1:
- the GJC1 gene encoding gap junction gamma-1 protein — protein MSWSFLTRLLEEIHNHSTFVGKIWLTVLIVFRIVLTAVGGESIYYDEQSKFVCNTEQPGCENVCYDAFAPLSHVRFWVFQIILVATPSVMYLGYAIHKIAKMEHGEADKKAARSKPYAMRWKQHRALEETEEDNEEDPMMYPEMELESDKENKEQSQPKPKHDGRRRIREDGLMKIYVLQLLARTVFEVGFLIGQYFLYGFQVHPFYVCSRLPCPHKIDCFISRPTEKTIFLLIMYGVTGLCLLLNIWEMLHLGFGTIRDSLNSKRRELEDPGAYNYPFTWNTPSAPPGYNIAVKPDQIQYTELSNAKIAYKQNKANTAQEQQYGSHEENLPADLEALQREIRMAQERLDLAIQAYSHQNNPHGPREKKAKVGSKAGSNKSTASSKSGDGKTSVWI, from the coding sequence ATGAGTTGGAGCTTCCTGACTCGCCTGCTAGAGGAGATTCACAACCATTCCACATTTGTGGGGAAGATCTGGCTCACTGTTCTGATTGTCTTCCGGATTGTCCTTACAGCTGTAGGAGGAGAATCCATCTATTATGATGAGCAAAGCAAATTTGTGTGCAACACAGAACAGCCGGGCTGCGAGAATGTCTGCTATGATGCGTTTGCACCCCTCTCCCATGTACGCTTCTGGGTGTTCCAGATCATCCTGGTGGCAACTCCCTCTGTGATGTACCTGGGTTATGCTATCCACAAGATTGCCAAAATGGAGCACGGTGAAGCAGACAAGAAGGCGGCTCGGAGCAAGCCCTATGCAATGCGCTGGAAACAACACCGGGCTCTGGAAGAAACAGAGGAGGATAACGAAGAGGATCCTATGATGTATCCAGAGATGGAGTTAgaaagtgataaagaaaataaagagcagaGCCAACCCAAACCTAAGCATGATGGCCGACGACGGATTCGGGAAGATGGGCTCATGAAAATCTATGTGCTGCAGTTGCTGGCAAGGACCGTGTTTGAGGTGGGTTTTCTGATAGGGCAGTATTTTCTATATGGCTTCCAAGTCCACCCGTTTTATGTGTGCAGCAGACTTCCTTGCCCTCATAAGATAGACTGCTTTATTTCTAGACCCACTGAAAAGACCATCTTCCTTCTGATAATGTATGGTGTTACAGGCCTTTGCCTCTTGCTTAACATTTGGGAGATGCTTCATTTAGGGTTTGGGACCATTCGAGACTCACTAAACAGTAAAAGGAGGGAACTTGAGGATCCGGGTGCTTATAATTATCCTTTCACTTGGAATACACCATCTGCTCCCCCTGGCTATAACATTGCTGTCAAACCAGATCAAATCCAGTACACCGAACTATCCAATGCTAAGATCGCCTACAAGCAAAACAAGGCCAACACAGCCCAGGAACAGCAGTATGGCAGCCATGAAGAGAACCTCCCAGCTGACCTGGAGGCTCTGCAGCGGGAGATCAGGATGGCTCAGGAACGCTTGGATCTGGCAATTCAGgcctacagtcaccaaaacaacCCTCATGGCCCCCGGGAGAAGAAGGCCAAAGTGGGGTCCAAAGCTGGGTCCAACAAAAGCACTGCCAGTAGCAAATCAGGGGATGGGAAGACCTCCGTCTGGATTTAA